Genomic segment of Shewanella sp. OMA3-2:
TCACTGTCGGCAAGCGCTTTTTTTGCCCCAAAGGGCTGACGCCACCTAATACATAACCTGTAGTGCGTTCCACCAATGCACTGTCTGCCATGTGCACCTTTTTAACCTTAAGCGCTTTGGCCATTTTTTTCACGTTCAGCTGCTGACTAACAGGCAATATCGCTACCGCTAATTTATGGCTGTCAGTTTCAACCACTAAGGTTTTAAACACCTGTTCAGCGGGAACTTGCAGTTTTTCAGCCGCTTCTAAACCATAAGAGACCGCATTCGAGTCATGCTGATACTCATGAACAGTGAAAGATAAGCGATGTTTTTTAACCAAATCGATAGCGGGTGTCATGGTAATACCTTTTAAAATCGATATTTAAGTCTATTCATTTTGTTAACTCTTTACTTAGAGTCATTTTATTTGAGGATCAATTTACCTCAAACTTTGTACTGCCTCAAAGTCATTGTCATTGTCAAAACCCAAGTCCAAGTCTGGTAATAGTTATACTCAGCTAAAATAGCAGGTTATTCAAATGAGGCTTTAAAGCACAAAAACAAAAAAGGAGCATAATGCTCCTTTTGGGGTGAAATTAACGATTAGCAATTAACCAATAGCGCTTAATCGATAAATCCGCGGTTACATAAACCAGGCGCGGTAAGTTTTACCTTTCAGCTTGCCCTTAGTAATTTTTGCCATTGCTTGTTGTGCAACGTTACGAGATACCGCCACATAGGCACGAATATCAGTCACTTTAATTTTACCGATATCGTTAAAATCAATGCCGTTTTCGCCAGTCAATGCACCAACAATGTCACCAGGACGAATTTTTTGTTTCTTACCGCCCTCAATCTGTATGGTTTGCATAAGAGGCGCTAGTGGCGCTTTAGTTAATGCACTTAATGGTGGCAGTGTTGAAGCAACAATATCTTTGTTCAGTGCTTCTTCAATCATCGCCATTTTATAACCATCATTCTCACCAAAGAAACTATATGCCGCACCTTGGCTGCCCGCGCGGCCTGTACGGCCAATACGGTGAATATGCACTTCGCTGTCGTAGGCTAAGTGGTAGTTAAATACCGCATCTAATGCATCAATATCTAAACCACGAGCTGCTACGTCAGTTGCCACTAAAATGCGGGCACTTTTGTTGGCAAATTGCAGTAACATTTGATCGCGATCGCGCTGCTCTAAATCGCCGTGTAATGCTAAAACGCTAAAACCAAACTCAAGTAATGCATCTGCTACATCTTGGGTTTCACGCTTAGTATTACAAAATACCACAGCACTTTCTGGCTGTTTATCAAGTAACAACAAACGTAGCGCTTCTAAGCGACCTTGGTTGTCTTCAATACGGTAAAAGCGCTGTTCAATGGTCAAGTTGTCGTGGGTTGATTCCACTTTAACCATAACCGGCTTATACATAATGCGTTCAGCAATAGACTGAATTTGCTCAGGGAACGTCGCACTAAACAGTAACGTTTGGCGCTCATGCGGGGTTTGATCGATAATCGCGTCAATGTGCTCTTGAAAGCCCATTTCTAACATGCGATCAGCTTCGTCTAGCACCAACATATTCACTTCGCTTAAATCAAGACGGTTACGATCTAAATGATCAATAATACGTCCTGGGGTACCGACAATAATGTGGGCGCCATGTTCAAGTGAACCAATTTGTGGCCCCATTGGCACACCACCACATAAGGTGAGTACTTTTACGTTATGAATACCGCGGGCTAAGGTACGAATTTCTTTAGCAACCTGGTCGGCAAGCTCACGCGTTGGACAAAGCACCATAGTTTGAATGCGAAAACGCTTCACATCTAATTTATTTAACAAGCCTAAACCGAAAGCGGCAGTTTTGCCTGAGCCGGTTTTACCTTGGCCAATCACATCATCACCCGCTAAAATCGGCGGTAAACTTTCTGCTTGGATTTGTGTCATAGACTCATAGCCCATAGTGCTAAGATTATCTAATAACTCGGGTTTTAAGTTTAATGATGAAAATGCCTGACTGGCAACTTGCGAAGGTGATTGACTCAAAGGAATATCCTGTGCTGAAAGCAAACTGAAAATAATAAGGCCAAAGCGAATGGCTTTGGCCGGAACGGACTAATTATAGCAATAAACCCTAAAAATTACTGCATCATTGTTTAGAAACTGCTTTAAATCCTGTTTGTTAGCTGTTCAATAAAAACACCAACACGTTAGGTTATCAATCGGCTAAATGACCAAAACGGCCTTGCTGGTAATCTTCAACCGCTTGATTAATTTCAGCTTGAGTATTCATCACAAACGGCCCCATATGCACTATTTGCTCGTTAATCGGGTTACCCGCTAAAATTAAACATCCTAGCCCTGAATCACCAGCATTAAACTGTGCCAATATTTGCGGATTAAGTTTAAGCATGGTGCCTTCGCCAAACACCACATTATCACCGTCAACTTTTACATTAAGCAGTCCCTGGTATATATACACATTCACGGCACCATACTGATTTAACAAAATATTAGCGCTGCTGTTTGGCTCAATAATCATATCAGCAATGGCGCCACTGCCCGCAAGCCCTTCAATATGAGTGTTGGTGATACTGTTTGGTACATCAGCAAACTGCCAGGTTCCAGCCAATGCAATTAGCTTGGCGCCCTTACCATTAAGCAAACTGGGATTAGGGTTAACGGTTGTATCACGATAAATAGCAGGGCGCATTTTGTCTTTGGCAGGCATGTTGAGCCAAATTTGAAAGCCGTGCAGCCCTTCATTTGCATCTGCTGACGGCATTTCAGAATGAATAACCCCACTTCCTGTGCTCATCCATTGTACATCGCCAGCACGAATGGCTTTAACGTTACCCATGTGATCACGGTGCTCGAAACCGCCTTTCATTATATAGGTAAACGTTTCTATGCCACGGTGAGGATGCGGCGGAAAACCACCAATAAAATCTTGTTTATCATCTGATTTTAATTCATCCAACATTAAATAGGGATCAAAGCTTTGTTTGCCAAAATCAGCAACACGTTTAATATTTACCCCATCACCGTCCATTGCTGGGCGGGCTTGAGTTTTATTGATAATTTGCATAACCACCTCGAATACACCAAACCAGCAAGACAATTTGCCAGTGAATTGTGTCTAGCTTATCGGCTATTTAGTTGAATACAAATAGCAAAAAATGCCTTAAAACATTCGATTTATTAGAATTTATTTAGATTGGATGAACTATAAAGACAATGGGATAGGCATTCCAGTTCATGATAAGCCAAAAATTTTCGACCCATTTTTCACCACCAAACGTGACCAAGGAGGAAGCGGCTTAGGGATGAATATTGTTTATAATCTTGTGACAGGAAAGCTAGACGGAAATATTACTATTGAGAATAAGCAGGACAATGGAGTCTATTTCCTCATTACGATTCCAGAAGCACTATGACAAAACAATCACAAATGATTTTCTGCCAACGCGCCGTAAAGGTTGGCCGGTGACCTAATGCCGATCAGTTAAGAACTGAAGTGATAAAAAATATACCGATCTATTGACCGATCCTTTTAGTCTGCCAAAATCCGATAATCTTTATTATCGGATTTTTTTATGGAACTTTCAGAAGCACTTGCTCGCACTTCAATTAACCGACTCACCGAATTTTCATCTCTTGCTGATGTCCTTGAACCCGATATTATTCAATCTTGTCTAGACTCCAATGGTGTTGCCACATTAAGACGTCGAAAACTACCCATGGACGCTATGGTTTGGGCTGTTATTGGGATGTCTTTATTTCGCACTGAATCCGTTCGTCAATTGATTAACAAGCTTGATATTGTGCTGCCACAAGAGGTTGATTATGTGGCGAGAAGTGCTGTCACACAGGCCAGAAAAAAGCTTGGCAGTGATGTGGTTCGCGATATATTTCATCGCTCAGCGGCCACATGGCATCAACGTGCTGAACATCCTCATTGGTGCGGTTTGAACCTCTTTGGCGTTGATGGCGTAGTCTGGATAACGCCTGAAACGAAAGAGAATAGTGCAGCTTTTGCGCGCACAGCAAACAAATCAAGTGAGTCTGGTTACCCTCAAGTGCGCATGGTTTGTATGATGGAACTGAGTAGTCATTTACTGGTTGATAGCGTCTTTGACAGTGTGGCTGAAAATGAAATGAACTTAGCGGCTAAGCTTATCAAAAGTGTACCCGACAACAGCTTAACCTTGTTTGATAAAGGCTTTTACTCGCTAGGCTTATTACACGATTGGCAGGCTAAAGGCGTCAACACCCATTGGTTATTACCGTTAAAAAAAGGCACTCAATATGAAACAATCCGCAGTTTAGGTAAGCACGATAAGCTTGTCAGGTTAAGTACAACGCCTCAATCGAGAAAGAAACGCCCTGAATTACCATTAACAATAGAAGCCAGATTAACCACTCGTCAGATAAAAGGTAAACAGGTCAACATTCTGAGTTCAATGCTTGATGTTATGGCCTATCCAGGTGCAGAAATAGTTGATTTATATACACATCGCTGGGAGATAGAGCTGGGTTATCGAGAAATGAAACAATATATGTTAGAAAGTCGATTTACGCTGAGAAGCAATCTTCCAGAGTTAATAAATCAAGAGCTATGGGGACTATTATTAGCTTATAATTTAATACGTTATAAAATGAT
This window contains:
- a CDS encoding pirin family protein; its protein translation is MQIINKTQARPAMDGDGVNIKRVADFGKQSFDPYLMLDELKSDDKQDFIGGFPPHPHRGIETFTYIMKGGFEHRDHMGNVKAIRAGDVQWMSTGSGVIHSEMPSADANEGLHGFQIWLNMPAKDKMRPAIYRDTTVNPNPSLLNGKGAKLIALAGTWQFADVPNSITNTHIEGLAGSGAIADMIIEPNSSANILLNQYGAVNVYIYQGLLNVKVDGDNVVFGEGTMLKLNPQILAQFNAGDSGLGCLILAGNPINEQIVHMGPFVMNTQAEINQAVEDYQQGRFGHLAD
- a CDS encoding IS4 family transposase — encoded protein: MELSEALARTSINRLTEFSSLADVLEPDIIQSCLDSNGVATLRRRKLPMDAMVWAVIGMSLFRTESVRQLINKLDIVLPQEVDYVARSAVTQARKKLGSDVVRDIFHRSAATWHQRAEHPHWCGLNLFGVDGVVWITPETKENSAAFARTANKSSESGYPQVRMVCMMELSSHLLVDSVFDSVAENEMNLAAKLIKSVPDNSLTLFDKGFYSLGLLHDWQAKGVNTHWLLPLKKGTQYETIRSLGKHDKLVRLSTTPQSRKKRPELPLTIEARLTTRQIKGKQVNILSSMLDVMAYPGAEIVDLYTHRWEIELGYREMKQYMLESRFTLRSNLPELINQELWGLLLAYNLIRYKMILMAKSLKNVFPNQLSFRDASSHIINQLTNMPLYAPGNVPRFILDIERNAKQFKLEGKRERSYPRCLKVSKNGYPVAKIKNAAHLK
- a CDS encoding ATP-binding protein, translating into MNYKDNGIGIPVHDKPKIFDPFFTTKRDQGGSGLGMNIVYNLVTGKLDGNITIENKQDNGVYFLITIPEAL
- the dbpA gene encoding ATP-dependent RNA helicase DbpA — its product is MGYESMTQIQAESLPPILAGDDVIGQGKTGSGKTAAFGLGLLNKLDVKRFRIQTMVLCPTRELADQVAKEIRTLARGIHNVKVLTLCGGVPMGPQIGSLEHGAHIIVGTPGRIIDHLDRNRLDLSEVNMLVLDEADRMLEMGFQEHIDAIIDQTPHERQTLLFSATFPEQIQSIAERIMYKPVMVKVESTHDNLTIEQRFYRIEDNQGRLEALRLLLLDKQPESAVVFCNTKRETQDVADALLEFGFSVLALHGDLEQRDRDQMLLQFANKSARILVATDVAARGLDIDALDAVFNYHLAYDSEVHIHRIGRTGRAGSQGAAYSFFGENDGYKMAMIEEALNKDIVASTLPPLSALTKAPLAPLMQTIQIEGGKKQKIRPGDIVGALTGENGIDFNDIGKIKVTDIRAYVAVSRNVAQQAMAKITKGKLKGKTYRAWFM
- the ybaK gene encoding Cys-tRNA(Pro) deacylase, encoding MTPAIDLVKKHRLSFTVHEYQHDSNAVSYGLEAAEKLQVPAEQVFKTLVVETDSHKLAVAILPVSQQLNVKKMAKALKVKKVHMADSALVERTTGYVLGGVSPLGQKKRLPTVIDKSAALLPQMYFSAGKRGLELQLSPTDLQALLSASFNDIVNG